From a region of the Apibacter sp. B3706 genome:
- the trhA gene encoding PAQR family membrane homeostasis protein TrhA, with protein MTQIARDKQEILNTISHGMGIVLGIVGLIFLLVKNNNSSIYSTLSIWTFGLSLIILYTSSTIYHFFVNENWKKKARVLDHMSIFLLIAGTYTPICLITLEKSSGWTLFTIVWTIAALGIIMKIFLTGKVDKLSLLLYLVMGWLLVFDIKNIANSMTSQALLFLVLGGVLYTLGTIFYARDKMPYAHFIWHLFVLGGSASHYAMVYYII; from the coding sequence ATGACTCAAATAGCCAGAGATAAACAAGAAATTTTAAATACTATTTCGCATGGAATGGGAATTGTATTGGGTATTGTCGGACTAATATTTCTATTAGTAAAAAATAATAATAGTAGTATATACAGTACTTTAAGCATTTGGACGTTTGGTCTTTCGCTCATCATCTTATATACCTCTTCAACCATCTATCATTTTTTTGTGAATGAAAATTGGAAAAAAAAAGCTCGCGTTTTAGATCACATGAGTATATTTTTACTGATTGCAGGAACATATACGCCGATTTGCCTGATTACATTGGAAAAAAGTTCGGGATGGACGCTTTTTACTATCGTTTGGACCATAGCAGCTTTAGGTATTATCATGAAAATTTTTTTGACCGGCAAGGTTGATAAGTTATCTTTACTTCTTTATTTGGTTATGGGTTGGCTTTTGGTATTCGACATTAAGAATATCGCAAATTCTATGACTTCTCAGGCTTTGCTTTTTTTAGTTCTGGGAGGAGTCTTATACACTCTGGGAACTATATTTTATGCAAGGGATAAGATGCCTTATGCTCATTTTATATGGCATTTATTTGTTTTAGGAGGAAGCGCATCCCATTACGCTATGGTATACTATATTATATAA
- a CDS encoding DUF4271 domain-containing protein, with the protein MEITKIPLGDNLVNFILLGSLLLLIISRFLLIPKDEPIFRFRSIPTENENFTLYVAICSFVYTVILALTLLPFFTVVIPFYNTEALKLISLFVILTIYQVSSYTLGNGFLLILGKNKEYQINYNNRFIFLFIKLFITILLCFTIYYTDISVQYAPYLVVGTLSFLLVTEWIWLMFFIKNQIKLPGYYEFLYLCAFEILPALYVLKLVFLGDKF; encoded by the coding sequence TTGGAAATAACAAAAATACCTTTAGGGGACAATCTGGTAAATTTTATTCTCTTAGGATCTTTACTATTATTGATTATTTCGAGATTTTTATTAATTCCTAAAGATGAACCCATTTTCCGTTTTAGGTCCATACCTACCGAAAATGAGAATTTTACTTTGTATGTTGCTATATGTAGTTTTGTTTATACAGTTATTTTAGCTTTAACTCTTCTTCCTTTTTTTACGGTAGTAATTCCTTTTTACAATACGGAAGCTTTAAAATTAATCTCATTATTTGTAATTTTAACCATATATCAAGTATCTTCTTATACGTTAGGAAACGGCTTTCTTTTGATATTAGGAAAAAACAAAGAATATCAGATTAATTATAATAATCGATTTATCTTTTTGTTTATCAAATTGTTTATTACAATACTACTTTGTTTTACAATATATTATACAGATATTTCGGTTCAATATGCTCCTTATCTTGTGGTAGGAACGCTATCATTTTTACTGGTTACAGAATGGATTTGGCTGATGTTCTTCATTAAAAATCAAATAAAACTTCCTGGTTATTATGAATTTTTGTACCTTTGCGCTTTCGAAATCTTACCGGCACTATATGTTTTAAAATTAGTGTTTTTAGGAGATAAATTTTAA
- the murI gene encoding glutamate racemase — protein MKEEDRPIGIFDSGMGGLTIAKEIKRLLPHESLIYYGDSKHLPYGDKSKEVITEYSIKITKFLLENNCKAIVIACNTATANALKEVIALANEKNVPVYDVISPVAEKVAFTFNQNVGVLATKSTISSHIYKKSIQKLNPHINVHELAAPLLVPVIEEGFNNHEISSIVLKTYLTNKKLQNIDSLILGCTHYPIIINEVKNFYLNKIQVIDSPLIVANYIKQDLENKKLTSQSKNPFYEFYVSDLTPTFSKLAKKFFGSCIHLKIVDIFNIIRN, from the coding sequence ATGAAAGAAGAAGATCGACCTATTGGTATTTTTGACTCCGGAATGGGAGGACTTACTATTGCGAAGGAAATAAAACGTTTGTTACCTCATGAAAGTCTAATTTATTACGGAGATTCAAAGCATTTGCCTTATGGAGATAAATCTAAAGAAGTTATAACCGAATATTCGATAAAAATAACTAAATTTTTACTCGAAAATAATTGCAAAGCTATTGTTATTGCCTGTAATACTGCTACTGCCAACGCTTTAAAAGAAGTGATTGCATTGGCAAATGAAAAAAATGTGCCGGTATATGATGTTATTTCACCCGTAGCTGAAAAAGTAGCCTTCACTTTTAATCAAAATGTAGGTGTGTTAGCTACCAAATCTACCATATCTTCTCATATATATAAAAAAAGCATTCAAAAACTAAATCCACATATTAATGTTCATGAACTAGCTGCTCCCCTGCTGGTTCCGGTAATTGAAGAAGGTTTTAATAATCATGAAATATCATCTATAGTTCTTAAAACGTATTTAACTAATAAAAAGCTACAAAATATAGATTCTTTAATTTTAGGGTGTACTCATTATCCTATCATTATTAATGAAGTTAAAAATTTCTATTTAAATAAAATACAGGTTATTGATTCTCCGCTGATCGTTGCCAATTACATTAAACAAGACCTTGAAAATAAAAAATTGACTTCACAATCTAAAAATCCTTTCTATGAATTTTATGTTTCCGATTTAACGCCTACTTTTTCTAAATTGGCAAAGAAATTTTTTGGAAGCTGCATTCATCTTAAAATTGTTGATATTTTTAATATTATTAGAAATTAA
- the hemG gene encoding menaquinone-dependent protoporphyrinogen IX dehydrogenase: protein MSSKEKKVLIIYSTTDGHTIKISKFIAANLKATVTIVSINDPIPSLSNFDGVIIGASIRYGFHRNKVKNYINTHSQELSSMPNAFFSISLIARNKERRLVENNPYAKKFLNKIKWKPNLIGLFGGLLNYPAYSTFDRLMIQLIMTMTKGPTDSSTVIEYTDWKQVKNFANEFNSQIDAI, encoded by the coding sequence ATGTCATCAAAAGAAAAAAAAGTTTTGATTATATATTCTACTACCGATGGTCATACCATTAAAATTTCCAAGTTTATTGCTGCTAATTTAAAGGCGACGGTAACTATAGTATCAATTAATGATCCAATTCCCTCTCTTTCTAACTTTGATGGTGTAATTATCGGGGCTAGTATTCGGTATGGATTCCATAGAAATAAAGTAAAAAATTATATCAATACTCATTCTCAAGAACTAAGTTCGATGCCGAATGCTTTTTTCTCAATAAGTTTAATAGCAAGAAATAAAGAAAGAAGATTGGTTGAAAATAATCCATACGCTAAAAAATTTTTAAATAAAATTAAATGGAAACCAAACCTTATAGGTTTATTTGGTGGCTTATTAAATTATCCTGCCTATTCAACTTTCGACAGGCTCATGATTCAGCTAATTATGACAATGACTAAAGGTCCTACTGACTCTTCAACCGTAATTGAATACACAGATTGGAAACAGGTTAAAAATTTTGCCAACGAGTTTAATTCTCAAATTGATGCTATTTGA
- the hemW gene encoding radical SAM family heme chaperone HemW, with protein MSGLYIHIPFCVKKCNYCNFHFSTQFNYKSQLIQAIGKELILRKNELISPIETIYFGGGTPSILNYKELEYLFTIIKEHYDMSETKEITFEANPDDLSVEYLQFLKNQTPVNRLSVGIQSFIDEDIKFMNRNHNADEAIQSIRSAQDIGFNNITIDLIYGAQTTTHERWMYTLEKAISLGIPHISSYALTVEPKTAFEAQIRKNKLPPIDEEKQAIQFETLRNKLIEHKYIQYEFSNFGKETFFSQHNTSYWKNKPYLGIGPSAHSYNGKDKRSWNVSHNIKYLKAIEKNILNYEEEVISEKDRFNEKIMLGLRTLWGINIDELEKEFSSSLMKHFYKELKKLEATKKVRISNQIVTIHPESLFFTDGIIAQFFFID; from the coding sequence ATGTCAGGACTTTATATTCATATTCCTTTTTGTGTAAAAAAATGTAATTATTGTAATTTTCATTTTTCAACTCAATTCAACTATAAATCACAATTGATACAAGCTATAGGTAAAGAATTGATTTTAAGAAAAAATGAATTGATTAGCCCCATTGAGACCATATATTTTGGTGGTGGAACTCCTTCAATCCTTAATTATAAAGAACTTGAATACTTATTTACTATAATTAAGGAACATTACGATATGTCTGAAACAAAGGAAATTACTTTTGAGGCAAATCCGGATGATTTATCTGTAGAATATCTTCAATTCCTCAAAAATCAAACTCCTGTAAATCGACTAAGTGTTGGGATTCAATCTTTTATTGATGAGGATATCAAATTTATGAATCGAAACCACAATGCAGATGAAGCAATTCAATCTATTCGATCCGCTCAAGATATTGGTTTTAACAACATTACGATTGATTTGATTTATGGGGCACAAACTACTACCCATGAAAGATGGATGTATACTCTTGAAAAAGCTATCTCTTTAGGAATTCCTCATATTTCATCCTATGCGCTTACAGTTGAACCAAAAACCGCTTTTGAAGCTCAAATCAGAAAAAATAAACTTCCACCAATTGATGAGGAAAAACAAGCGATTCAATTTGAAACGCTTAGAAATAAATTAATTGAGCATAAGTATATCCAATATGAATTTTCAAATTTTGGTAAAGAAACATTTTTTTCTCAACATAATACTTCCTATTGGAAAAATAAACCTTATTTGGGAATAGGCCCTTCCGCCCACTCCTATAATGGAAAAGATAAAAGAAGCTGGAATGTTTCCCATAATATAAAATACCTCAAAGCAATCGAAAAGAATATACTCAATTATGAGGAAGAAGTTATTAGTGAAAAAGATCGTTTTAATGAAAAAATCATGTTGGGACTACGTACTCTTTGGGGGATCAATATTGATGAATTGGAGAAAGAATTTTCATCTTCTTTGATGAAACACTTTTATAAAGAACTAAAGAAACTTGAAGCAACTAAAAAAGTAAGAATATCCAATCAAATAGTAACTATTCATCCGGAATCTTTATTTTTTACGGATGGAATTATTGCCCAATTTTTTTTCATTGATTAA
- a CDS encoding carbon-nitrogen hydrolase produces the protein MAKVKIGLVQSSCSNNIENNIEKAIEGIKKAASQGAQIVCLQELFTSLYFCDVENYDNFKIAETIPGPTTDRLGKVAAELNVVIVASLFEKRAKGLYHNTTAIIDADGQYLGKYRKMHIPDDPAYYEKFYFTPGDLGYKVFQTKYAKIGVLICWDQWYPEASRITALLGAEILFYPTAIGWASTQDEDTNIEQYNAWQTIQRSHAIANGVHTVSVNRVGYEQDGAMKFWGGSFVSNPFGTILQQASHENEEVMVVEIETEQSDSYRVHWPFLRDRRIDSYSPITKRFIDED, from the coding sequence ATGGCAAAAGTAAAAATCGGATTGGTACAATCCAGCTGTTCCAATAATATTGAGAATAACATAGAGAAAGCAATTGAAGGAATTAAAAAAGCAGCTTCACAAGGTGCTCAAATAGTTTGTCTTCAAGAGTTATTTACATCCCTGTATTTTTGTGATGTTGAAAATTACGATAATTTTAAAATAGCTGAAACTATTCCCGGCCCCACTACGGACCGATTGGGAAAAGTAGCAGCTGAATTAAATGTAGTTATTGTTGCTTCTCTTTTTGAGAAAAGAGCCAAAGGATTATACCATAATACTACTGCAATTATTGATGCCGATGGTCAATATTTGGGAAAATACCGCAAAATGCATATTCCTGATGATCCTGCTTATTATGAAAAATTTTATTTTACTCCGGGTGACTTAGGATACAAGGTTTTTCAAACCAAATATGCTAAAATTGGAGTATTAATTTGTTGGGATCAATGGTATCCCGAAGCTTCTCGTATTACGGCTTTATTGGGTGCTGAAATTCTATTTTATCCTACAGCTATTGGTTGGGCTTCTACTCAAGATGAAGACACCAACATCGAACAATATAATGCATGGCAAACCATTCAAAGAAGTCATGCAATTGCCAACGGAGTGCATACAGTAAGTGTTAATCGTGTGGGATATGAACAAGACGGCGCGATGAAATTTTGGGGTGGATCTTTTGTTTCTAATCCATTCGGCACTATTTTACAACAAGCTTCTCATGAAAACGAAGAGGTTATGGTTGTGGAAATTGAAACCGAACAATCTGACAGTTACCGAGTGCATTGGCCTTTTTTAAGAGATCGTCGTATTGACTCTTATTCTCCTATTACCAAACGTTTTATTGATGAAGATTAA
- the coaE gene encoding dephospho-CoA kinase (Dephospho-CoA kinase (CoaE) performs the final step in coenzyme A biosynthesis.), translated as MKIVGLTGGMGVGKSTVANLFEDFGFPVFNSDTRAKELMVENDELKRNIISLLGQEAYEGDTLNRKYIAKKIFTDKELLKKQNLLVHTALQQDFQLWKSKQNALFGIKEAAILFESGSYKDCDFTIAVTSPDSLRMQRILSRDHLSETEVKERIQHQWPQSKIVKLSTFHINNDSDYENLKNQVIQTVNILKSKCKQTS; from the coding sequence ATGAAAATAGTTGGATTAACAGGAGGAATGGGGGTAGGAAAATCGACGGTAGCCAATTTATTTGAAGATTTTGGTTTTCCGGTGTTTAATTCCGATACAAGAGCAAAGGAACTAATGGTTGAAAATGATGAGCTCAAAAGGAATATAATTTCACTTTTAGGGCAAGAGGCTTATGAAGGAGACACATTGAACCGAAAATATATAGCAAAAAAAATCTTTACCGATAAAGAACTTCTTAAAAAGCAGAATCTTTTAGTTCATACTGCTTTGCAACAAGACTTTCAGTTATGGAAAAGTAAACAGAATGCCCTATTTGGAATCAAAGAAGCAGCCATTTTATTTGAAAGTGGTTCTTACAAGGATTGCGATTTTACGATAGCTGTTACTTCTCCCGATTCTCTACGGATGCAAAGAATACTATCCAGAGATCATTTATCCGAAACTGAAGTTAAAGAACGTATTCAACATCAATGGCCTCAGAGTAAAATTGTAAAATTATCCACCTTTCATATAAATAATGATTCGGATTATGAAAATTTAAAGAATCAGGTCATTCAAACCGTCAATATCTTAAAAAGTAAATGCAAACAGACTAGCTAG
- the uvrB gene encoding excinuclease ABC subunit UvrB, translating into MKFQVVSQFKPTGDQPQAIESLSKGILKNEKYQTLLGVTGSGKTFTIANVVEKIQRPTIILAHNKTLAAQLYMEFKEFFPNNAVEYFVSYYDYYQPEAFMPTTNTYIEKDLSINENLEKLRLSATSALLSGRRDVLVVSSVSCLYGIGNPVEFKSSMVSLKVGQAISKTKLLQSLVNALYSRSEINFGRGNFRVKGDVIDVFPAYSDTGIRIQFFGNEIERIENVDYVSNNVIDSIESINIYPANLFVTSPETLNNAIRNIQIDLGKQVDYYNEVGKNLEAHRLKERTEFDLEMIKELGYCSGIENYSRYLDGRLPGTRPFCLLDYFPEDYLMVIDESHVTLPQVHAMYGGDRSRKETLVEHGFRLPAALDNRPLKFEEFEMMQNQVIYVSATPADYELQKSEGIYIEQIIRPTGLLDPVIEVRPSLNQIDDLMAEIQKRIEEDERVLVTTLTKRMAEELTKYLTKFGIRTRFIHSDIDTLERVEIMQDLRIGKFDVLVGVNLLREGLDLPEVSLVAVLDADKEGFLRSHRSLTQTAGRAARNIHGKVIMYADKMTDSMKKTIDETARRREIQNQYNLEHHITPQPLNKKITNISINNLDNEVKSYAPRHEIKKVAEDEPQYKSEDLEKIISKKQKEMEKAAKNLDFLTAAQYRDEIQALKDKMNLSN; encoded by the coding sequence ATGAAATTTCAAGTAGTTTCTCAATTTAAGCCTACAGGCGATCAGCCTCAGGCTATTGAATCACTTTCCAAAGGAATATTAAAAAATGAAAAGTATCAAACTCTATTAGGAGTAACCGGTTCGGGTAAAACTTTCACTATTGCCAATGTGGTTGAAAAAATTCAACGTCCGACTATCATCCTGGCGCATAATAAAACGTTGGCAGCCCAACTTTATATGGAATTTAAAGAATTCTTTCCAAATAATGCAGTAGAATATTTTGTTTCATATTACGATTATTATCAGCCTGAAGCATTTATGCCTACTACCAATACGTATATAGAGAAAGATTTATCCATTAATGAAAATCTTGAAAAATTACGTTTAAGCGCTACTTCTGCCCTGCTTTCCGGCAGACGAGATGTATTGGTGGTTTCTTCTGTTTCTTGTTTATATGGTATTGGAAATCCGGTAGAATTTAAAAGTAGCATGGTTTCATTAAAAGTGGGTCAGGCTATTTCAAAAACAAAATTACTGCAATCTTTAGTAAATGCCTTATATTCACGCTCAGAAATCAATTTTGGAAGAGGAAATTTTAGAGTCAAAGGGGATGTAATCGATGTTTTTCCTGCTTATTCAGATACAGGAATACGAATTCAATTTTTCGGAAATGAGATTGAACGTATTGAAAATGTTGATTATGTTTCTAATAATGTAATTGATTCTATTGAAAGTATCAATATATATCCGGCTAACCTATTTGTGACATCTCCGGAAACATTAAATAATGCTATACGAAACATACAAATTGATTTAGGTAAGCAGGTCGACTATTATAATGAAGTAGGTAAAAATCTGGAAGCTCACCGCTTAAAAGAACGAACTGAATTTGACCTGGAAATGATTAAAGAGTTAGGATATTGTTCGGGTATTGAAAATTATTCTCGATATCTCGACGGTCGTCTACCCGGAACCCGGCCTTTCTGTTTATTAGACTATTTTCCTGAAGATTATTTAATGGTAATTGATGAAAGTCACGTTACTTTACCTCAGGTTCATGCCATGTACGGAGGAGACCGAAGCAGAAAAGAAACGTTGGTAGAACATGGTTTCAGACTTCCTGCCGCACTAGACAACCGTCCTTTAAAATTTGAGGAATTTGAAATGATGCAGAATCAGGTCATTTATGTTAGCGCTACTCCAGCTGATTATGAATTGCAGAAAAGTGAAGGAATATACATCGAACAAATTATTCGTCCGACCGGATTACTGGATCCTGTAATTGAAGTGAGACCTTCTTTAAATCAAATTGATGATTTGATGGCTGAAATTCAAAAAAGAATTGAAGAGGATGAAAGGGTATTAGTTACTACGCTAACTAAACGTATGGCGGAGGAATTAACTAAATATCTTACGAAATTTGGGATTAGAACTCGATTTATTCATTCAGATATTGATACGTTGGAACGTGTTGAAATTATGCAGGATTTACGTATTGGTAAATTCGATGTTTTAGTTGGTGTTAATTTATTACGTGAAGGATTAGATCTTCCCGAAGTTTCTTTAGTTGCTGTACTTGACGCCGATAAAGAAGGTTTTTTACGTTCGCATCGTTCTCTAACGCAAACTGCGGGTAGAGCCGCTCGTAATATTCACGGTAAGGTTATTATGTATGCGGATAAAATGACGGATAGTATGAAAAAAACGATCGATGAAACTGCCAGAAGAAGAGAAATTCAAAATCAATATAATTTAGAACATCATATTACTCCTCAACCATTAAATAAAAAAATAACCAATATTTCCATTAATAACTTGGATAATGAAGTGAAATCGTATGCTCCAAGACATGAAATTAAAAAAGTGGCAGAGGATGAACCTCAATATAAATCAGAAGATTTAGAAAAAATTATTTCTAAAAAACAAAAAGAAATGGAAAAAGCGGCTAAAAATTTAGATTTCTTAACGGCTGCTCAATATAGAGACGAAATACAGGCTTTAAAGGATAAAATGAATTTATCTAATTAA
- a CDS encoding bifunctional nuclease family protein, whose translation MDLIRLHIRGISYSQTQSGAYALILEEDFGKRKIPVIIGNFEAQSIALALQKDLPPPRPITHDLFANFAKSLHFVVKAVFIYKLKDGVFYSNILFQNIDTDEEIEIDSRTSDAIALAVRFEAPVYANKEILEKAGVYMEMNEEELSNESTFEKALDTIENQLNTNDIEDSFAHLTDFEINDLISKAIENEDYETAAKLRDELVKRK comes from the coding sequence ATGGATTTAATTCGACTACATATTAGAGGTATTTCATACAGCCAAACTCAATCCGGAGCTTATGCTCTTATTTTAGAAGAAGATTTTGGTAAAAGGAAAATTCCTGTAATTATAGGAAACTTTGAAGCACAATCCATTGCTTTAGCATTACAGAAAGATCTTCCTCCTCCCCGACCAATTACTCATGATTTATTTGCTAACTTTGCAAAAAGTTTACATTTTGTTGTAAAAGCTGTTTTTATATATAAATTGAAAGACGGAGTATTTTACTCCAATATTTTATTTCAAAACATAGATACCGATGAGGAAATTGAAATAGATTCTCGCACTTCTGATGCCATTGCATTAGCCGTGCGTTTTGAAGCTCCCGTGTATGCCAATAAAGAAATTTTGGAAAAAGCAGGGGTATATATGGAAATGAATGAAGAAGAATTATCCAATGAATCAACTTTTGAAAAGGCGTTAGATACCATTGAAAATCAATTAAATACCAATGATATTGAAGATTCATTTGCCCATTTAACCGATTTTGAGATTAATGATTTAATTTCTAAAGCTATAGAAAATGAAGATTATGAGACTGCAGCGAAATTAAGAGATGAACTCGTTAAACGAAAATAA
- a CDS encoding RsmB/NOP family class I SAM-dependent RNA methyltransferase: MIPKIKLHRNLIIGLHKALEESFFEPNKYADKVLERTLKFNKKWGSKDRGFVSESFYEIIRWKNQLEFFANKKLSPESIDSIIATYLLRNKIELQPFPEFEKVYIKKIKDRFKLPFPTLAIKYSIPEWMQKVLESELGDSWSQEIKALNVPAQTILRANTLKITAEELKDVLSEENITVDFIRGYKNALIMEEKKNIFKTQAFKDGLFEIQDASSQRVGEFVDVKPGMRVIDSCAGAGGKTLQLAALMENKGQIIAMDIHEWKLQTLKQRARRNGAHNIQTKVIEDSKTLKRLENSADRVLIDAPCSGLGVLRRNPDAKWKLNEEFISRVREEQRQILQNHSKLVRKDGILVYATCSILPSENSLQVKNFLKENSNYQLIEEKKLMPSVCGFDGFYMAKIVRTS; encoded by the coding sequence ATGATTCCAAAGATAAAGTTACACAGAAATTTAATAATAGGTTTACATAAAGCCTTAGAAGAAAGTTTTTTCGAGCCAAATAAATACGCGGACAAGGTGCTGGAAAGAACCCTGAAATTCAATAAAAAATGGGGCAGCAAAGACCGTGGCTTTGTTTCTGAATCATTTTATGAGATTATACGTTGGAAAAACCAATTGGAATTTTTTGCAAATAAGAAGCTATCTCCCGAATCTATTGATAGTATAATCGCCACGTATTTACTCCGTAATAAAATTGAGCTTCAACCTTTTCCTGAATTCGAAAAAGTATATATAAAAAAGATTAAGGATCGTTTTAAACTTCCCTTTCCCACTCTAGCCATAAAATATTCTATTCCTGAATGGATGCAAAAAGTGTTGGAATCAGAATTGGGCGATTCATGGAGCCAAGAAATAAAAGCTTTAAACGTTCCGGCACAAACTATCTTAAGAGCTAATACTCTTAAAATCACAGCAGAAGAACTTAAAGACGTTTTGAGTGAAGAAAATATAACTGTTGATTTTATCAGGGGATACAAAAATGCTCTTATAATGGAAGAGAAGAAAAATATTTTCAAAACACAAGCTTTTAAAGACGGTTTATTTGAAATTCAAGATGCGTCTTCACAAAGAGTGGGAGAATTTGTTGACGTAAAACCCGGGATGAGAGTTATCGATTCATGTGCAGGAGCCGGTGGTAAAACATTACAACTTGCAGCTTTAATGGAAAACAAAGGCCAAATTATTGCCATGGATATTCATGAATGGAAATTGCAAACGTTAAAACAAAGAGCTCGCAGAAATGGTGCTCACAATATACAAACTAAAGTTATTGAAGATTCTAAAACATTAAAAAGACTTGAAAATAGCGCAGATAGAGTACTCATTGACGCTCCGTGTTCCGGTTTGGGAGTGTTAAGACGTAATCCGGATGCAAAATGGAAATTAAATGAAGAGTTTATAAGCCGTGTTAGAGAGGAACAAAGACAAATCTTGCAAAACCATTCCAAACTTGTTAGAAAAGACGGAATCTTAGTTTATGCAACTTGTTCCATTTTACCATCTGAGAATTCTTTACAAGTAAAAAACTTTTTGAAAGAAAATTCTAATTATCAGTTGATTGAAGAGAAAAAATTGATGCCATCCGTTTGTGGTTTTGATGGGTTTTATATGGCTAAAATCGTCCGAACTAGCTAG
- a CDS encoding uroporphyrinogen-III synthase, whose protein sequence is MKIKSVLISLSKPAGDSSPYFDIEKKHKIKIDFCPFIHVQGADAKDVRLQKIDFSNFTAIIFTSRNAIDHFFRLADEMRFTVPDSMKYVCQSEAIALYLQRYIVYRKRKIYFGEKEAEDMIPLLKKNPNEKYLLPTSDVLNQDIPDALDKSGVDYTRAILFRTVSSDVASQIKDIKEYDALVFFSPSGIKSLFDNYKDFKQDSISIGIFGHSTKQAAEETGLTVNFFAPTKESPSMAKALDDFLQ, encoded by the coding sequence ATGAAAATAAAATCCGTTTTAATCTCTCTATCAAAGCCCGCTGGCGATAGTTCACCATATTTTGACATTGAAAAAAAGCATAAAATAAAAATTGATTTTTGTCCTTTTATCCATGTGCAGGGCGCTGATGCAAAAGATGTTAGATTACAAAAAATCGATTTTTCTAATTTTACCGCAATCATATTTACCAGCCGCAACGCGATCGATCATTTTTTTAGACTGGCCGATGAAATGCGATTTACGGTACCCGATTCCATGAAATATGTTTGTCAATCTGAGGCTATTGCTTTATATCTTCAAAGATATATTGTATACCGAAAAAGAAAAATCTATTTTGGAGAGAAAGAGGCGGAAGATATGATTCCTCTTTTGAAGAAGAATCCTAATGAAAAATATCTTTTACCAACTTCTGATGTGCTTAATCAGGATATCCCTGATGCATTAGACAAATCAGGAGTAGATTATACCCGAGCTATACTTTTCCGTACAGTAAGTAGCGATGTGGCTTCACAAATTAAAGATATTAAAGAATACGATGCTTTAGTATTTTTTAGTCCTTCCGGTATCAAATCCTTATTTGATAATTATAAAGATTTTAAACAAGATTCCATAAGTATCGGTATATTTGGTCATTCCACCAAACAAGCTGCTGAAGAAACAGGATTAACTGTTAACTTCTTTGCACCAACCAAAGAAAGTCCATCAATGGCAAAAGCTTTGGATGATTTTTTACAATAA